The proteins below are encoded in one region of Engystomops pustulosus chromosome 8, aEngPut4.maternal, whole genome shotgun sequence:
- the INHBB gene encoding inhibin beta B chain, whose protein sequence is MTALGRWSAPRLSTTAFPDRSSITRIGSMAIPIRSSAPWHSTRLLLVFSLLVLYAAGSPTAVPDPPASSPDTCASCGLRPPEEAAGLEQDFVEAVKRHILTRLHMQKRPNITHAVPRAAMLTALRKLHAGRLREDGRLEIPSLDGHGMSGPESAEHSATSEIISFAEADDVTASRVQLSFIISNEGNQNLFVLQSNLWLYLKLPEVLEKTGRRKLRIKLHFQDPSDPAKMSLVEKRVDIRRSGWHTFPLTDTIQALFEKGDRRLSLEVQCDGCEEFSVTPVYVDPGEESHRPFLVVHARLADNKHRIRKRGLECDGRTHLCCRQQFFIDFRLIGWNDWIIAPSGYYGNYCEGSCPAYLAGVPGSASSFHTAVVNQYRMRGLNPGTVNSCCIPTKLSTMSMLYFDDEYNIVKRDVPNMIVEECGCA, encoded by the exons ATGACTGCCCTGGGTAGATGGTCAGCTCCGCGGCTCAGCACCACGGCTTTCCCGGATAGATCGTCAATCACACGAATCGGCTCCATGGCTATCCCGATCAGATCGTCAGCTCCGTGGCACAGCACACGTCTCTTGCTGGTGTTCTCTCTTTTGGTCTTGTACGCAGCGGGGAGCCCGACAGCAGTGCCCGATCCTCCCGCGTCTTCCCCGGACACCTGCGCATCTTGCGGACTGCGGCCCCCGGAGGAGGCGGCCGGGCTAGAACAGGACTTTGTTGAGGCGGTGAAGAGACACATTCTGACCCGACTACATATGCAGAAGCGGCCGAACATCACTCATGCTGTGCCCCGGGCTGCCATGCTGACTGCCCTGAGGAAGCTGCACGCCGGGCGCCTACGGGAGGACGGGCGCCTGGAGATCCCCAGCCTGGACGGGCACGGCATGTCCGGCCCCGAGAGCGCCGAGCACAGCGCCACCTCCGAGATCATCAGCTTCGCCGAGGCAG ATGATGTAACGGCTTCCAGAGTCCAACTGTCATTCATCATTTCCAATGAAGGGAACCAGAACTTGTTTGTTCTTCAGTCCAACCTTTGGCTGTACCTCAAGCTTCCTGAAGTCTTGGAAAAGACTGGAAGACGCAAGCTCCGGATAAAACTTCATTTCCAAGATCCTTCTGACCCAGCCAAGATGAGCCTGGTGGAGAAGAGAGTGGACATCAGGAGGAGTGGTTGGCACACGTTTCCCTTGACTGATACTATCCAAGCCCTTTTTGAGAAGGGTGACCGAAGGCTTAGCTTAGAGGTTCAATGTGATGGTTGTGAGGAATTTTCTGTAACTCCAGTGTATGTGGATCCAGGCGAAGAATCCCACCGCCCCTTTCTTGTGGTTCATGCAAGGCTTGCGGACAACAAGCATCGGATACGGAAAAGAGGTCTTGAGTGTGACGGACGTACACACTTGTGTTGTAGGCAACAGTTTTTTATTGACTTTCGACTCATTGGGTGGAATGACTGGATCATAGCACCATCAGGGTACTATGGCAATTACTGTGAGGGCAGCTGCCCTGCATACTTGGCTGGTGTACCCGGTTCTGCCTCATCCTTTCACACCGCAGTGGTGAACCAGTACAGGATGAGAGGGCTGAATCCAGGGACAGTGAACTCCTGTTGTATTCCAACAAAATTAAGTACAATGTCCATGCTGTACTTTGATGACGAGTACAATATTGTCAAGAGGGACGTGCCTAACATGATCGTGGAAGAGTGTGGATGTGCGTGA